In Odontesthes bonariensis isolate fOdoBon6 chromosome 9, fOdoBon6.hap1, whole genome shotgun sequence, the following proteins share a genomic window:
- the inppl1a gene encoding phosphatidylinositol 3,4,5-trisphosphate 5-phosphatase 2A yields MAGGGGGGGISPLGPAPPMWYHRDLSRAAAEELLARAGRDGSFLVRDSESVNGAYALCVLFQKHVHTYRILPDEEGFLAVQTSQGVQPKRFKTLPELVSLYLQPSQGLVSTLLYPVDREETAFTDDRDYSDGEDEKPALPPRTTSTSTSPGPDIPTESTPAANGLSTISHEYLKGSYALDLEAVKQGASSLPHLNKTLVASCKRLNGEVDKVLSGLEILSKVFDQQSAFMVSKMIQQSVNQGGDQELENLVTKLAILKDLLSSIEKKALKALQDMSASSPGSPPPLSMRHSKAIPVQAFEVKLDVYLAELTKIGKSQKYTLSVDVEGGRLVVMKKVKDNQEDWTTFTHDKIRQLIKSQRVQNKLGIVFEKEKDKSQRKDFIFASAKKREAFCQLLQLMKNKHSNQDEPDMISIFIGSWNMGSVPAPKSVASWVLCRGLGKTLDEMTVTIPHDLYVFGTQENSVCEREWVESLRSMLKEQTELDYKPIAVQTLWNIKIAVLVKPEHENRISHVGMSSVKTGIANTLGNKGAVGVSFMFNGTSFGFVNCHLTSGNEKIARRNQNYLDILRLLSLGDKQLSSFDISLRFTHLFWLGDLNYRLDMDIQEILNYINRKEFEPLLKVDQLNLEREKNKVFLRFAEEEISFPPTYRYERGSRDTYVWQKQKATGMRTNVPSWCDRILWKSYPETHIVSNSYGCTDDIVTSDHSPVFATFEVGVTSQFVSKKGLPKSSEQAYIEFESIEAIVKTASRTKFFIEFYSTCLEEFKKSYENDSQNSDNVNFLRVGWSNKQLTTLKPLLSDIEYLQDQHLLLTVKSVDGYESYGECVLALKSMIGSTAQQFHTYLSHRGEETGNIRGSMRVRVPSERMGTRERLYEWISVDKDETGGPKGKSTMVSRVGHEYVKTSVVRKQLGELGKVSEEGERSGKEDTAARPKQDTSDGDSSVSKNSYNNPAYYILEGVPNQSAAALSPELLPPNSAANPPAAKAPPPSAGARTKPLSATSVPPHPRRALAGHPARGISEEGSSEDDGGAGMAGGGVPGTVGSTLNRPPPDFPPPPLPKGALEMVSEAPFTKPRPLYPDLAEVRIPPAGPGGPLAHGDGFRRGGVGSGGAGALDDQSCSVLQMAKTLSESEFTGQPPRAPSAPPLRGQPMGLGLEACRTFPPRNPITESIAEDMPEEALWGSSSSSLSVGESSVGEWLQRLGLERYEQGLLHNGWDDLEFLSDITEEDLEEAGVLDPAHKCILLESLRQQQQK; encoded by the exons GTTTCAGAAGCATGTCCACACCTACAGAATCCTACCGGACGAGGAGGGATTTCTGGCTGTACAG ACGTCACAGGGCGTACAGCCCAAGCGGTTTAAGACGTTGCCAGAGTTGGTGTCACTGTACCTGCAGCCCAGCCAGGGTCTGGTCAGCACCCTGCTTTACCCTGTGGACAGAGAGGAGACGGCTTTCACTGATGACAGGGACTATTCAG ATGGAGAAGATGAGAAGCCGGCCCTCCCCCCTCGCACTACATCCACCTCTACTTCTCCTGGACCAGACATACCCACGGAAAG cACTCCTGCGGCTAATGGTCTGAGCACCATCTCCCATGAGTACCTGAAGGGCAGCTATGCGTTGGACCTTGAGGCAGTCAAACAGGGAGCCTCCTCCCTGCCTCATCTCAACAAGACACTGGTGGCCTCTTGCAAACGCCTAAATGG GGAGGTGGATAAGGTTCTGTCTGGTCTGGAGATCCTGTCTAAAGTCTTTGATCAGCAGAGTGCTTTCATGGTCTCTAAGATGATCCAACAG TCAGTGAATCAGGGTGGAGACCAAGAGCTGGAGAACTTAGTGACCAAGTTGGCAATTCTCAAAGACCTGCTGTCCTCGATAGAGAAGAAG GCTCTGAAAGCTCTACAGGACATGAGTGCGTCCTCTCCGGGCTCCCCCCCGCCTCTTTCCATGCGTCACAGCAAAGCCATTCCTGTGCAGGCCTTCGAG GTGAAGCTTGACGTTTACCTCGCTGAGCTGACGAAGATAGGAAAGAGTCAGAAGTACACTTTGTCTGTGGATGTGGAGGGAGGAAGGCTGGTGGTGATGAAGAAGGTGAAGGACAATCAGGAGGACTGGACCACCTTCACACATGATAAAA TACGTCAGCTGATCAAGTCTCAGCGAGTGCAGAATAAACTGGGCATTGTGTTTGAGAAGGAGAAGGACAAGAGTCAGAGGAAAGACTTCATCTTTGCTAGTGCCAAG AAGCGGGAGGCATTTtgtcagctgctgcagctgatgAAGAACAAACATTCCAACCAGGACGAGCCAGACATGATTTCCATCTTCATAGGTTCCTGGAATATGG GCTCAGTACCTGCGCCTAAGTCTGTGGCTTCGTGGGTTTTGTGTCGCGGCCTCGGGAAGACTCTAGACGAGATGACTGTCACCATCCCCCATGACCTGTATGTGTTCGGAACCCAGGAGAACTCGGTGTGTGAGCGAGagtgggtggagtctctgcGCTCGATGTTAAAAGAACAGACGGAACTGGATTATAAGCCG ATCGCAGTGCAGACCCTGTGGAACATCAAAATTGCTGTGTTAGTGAAACCTGAACATGAAAACAGGATCAGCCATGTGGGGATGTCCAGTGTCAAGACGGGCATCGCCAACACGCTGG GTAACAAAGGAGCAGTGGGAGTGTCTTTCATGTTCAACGGAACATCGTTCGGCTTTGTGAACTGTCACTTGACATCAGGGAATGAGAAGATTGCCAG GAGGAACCAGAACTACCTTGATATCCTGCGGCTCCTGTCTTTAGGAGACAAACAGCTGAGCTCCTTTGACATTTCACTGCGCTTCACACACCTATTTTGGCTGGGAGACCTCAACTACAGGCTGGATATGGATATACAG GAAATTTTAAACTACATTAACAGGAAGGAATTTGAGCCCCTGCTAAAAGTGGACCAGCTAAACCTGGAGCGGGAGAAGAATAAAGTCTTTTTGCGCTTTG CGGAAGAAGAGATATCCTTCCCTCCCACCTACCGTTACGAACGTGGCTCAAGGGACACGTATGTctggcagaagcagaaggcCACGGGG ATGAGGACTAATGTTCCATCCTGGTGTGACAGGATCCTGTGGAAGTCATACCCAGAAACACACATCGTCTCCAACTCCTACG GCTGTACAGATGATATAGTGACCAGTGATCATTCCCCTGTATTTGCTACGTTTGAGGTTGGAGTGACTTCCCAGTTTGTCTCCAAAAAAG GTCTTCCGAAGTCTTCGGAGCAGGCTTACATTGAGTTTGAAAGCATTGAGGCCATAGTGAAGACGGCGAGCAGGACCAAATTCTTTATTGAATTCTACTCtacctgtctggaag agtTTAAGAAGAGTTACGAGAACGACAGTCAGAACAGCGACAACGTCAACTTTCTGCGCGTGGGCTGGTCCAACAAGCAGTTAACGACACTCAAACCTCTCCTCTCAGATATCGAGTACCTGCAGGACCAACATCTGCTACTAACCGTGAAATCAGTGGATGGATATGAGTCCTATG GAGAGTGTGTGTTGGCACTTAAATCAATGATTGGCAGCACAGCACAACAGTTCCACACATACCTGTCTCACCGAGGtgaagaaacaggaaatatcCGGGGGTCCATGAGGGTCCGAGTCCCTTCTGAAAGGATGGGAACCAGGGAGCGACTATATG AGTGGATCAGTGTGGACAAGGACGAGACAGGCGGACCGAAAGGGAAATCCACTATGGTATCCAGAGTGGGACACGAATATGTGAA GACGTCTGTAGTTCGAAAACAGCTCGGAGAGCTGGGAAAGGTCAGTGAGGAGGGAGAAAGAAGCGGCAAGGAGGACACTGCTGCAAG ACCCAAACAGGACACATCAGACGGAGATTCATCTGTCAGCAAGAACAGCTACAATAATCCTGCCTACTATATTCTGGAGGGAGTTCCCAACCAATCGGCTGCAGCTCTCTCTCCGGAGCTCCTCCCACCTAATTCCGCTGCAAACCCCCCGGCAGCCAAAGCCCCCCCTCCCTCAGCTGGGGCTCGGACAAAACCCTTGTCTGCAACCTCAGTGCCCCCTCACCCGCGCAGAGCTTTAGCGGGACACCCGGCCCGTGGCATTAGCGAGGAGGGCTCCTCAGAGGACGATGGAGGTGCCGGTATGGCGGGAGGAGGTGTCCCAGGAACAGTTGGAAGCACGCTGAATCGGCCCCCTCCTGACTTCCCTCCTCCTCCGCTCCCTAAAGGGGCCCTGGAGATGGTTTCGGAGGCTCCTTTCACTAAACCTCGTCCTCTTTACCCCGACCTGGCTGAGGTAAGGATCCCACCAGCCGGCCCTGGTGGCCCACTCGCCCACGGAGATGGCTTTAGGCGGGGAGGAGTCGGATCGGGGGGAGCGGGGGCGTTGGATGATCAGTCCTGCTCTGTGCTGCAGATGGCAAAGACTCTGAGTGAGAGTGAGTTTACTGGACAGCCTCCTCGTGCTCCCTCGGCACCACCTCTTCGAGGGCAACCGATGGGTTTGGGCCTGGAGGCCTGCCGCACCTTCCCTCCCAGAAACCCCATCACAGAGAGTATCGCCGAGGACATGCCAGAGGAG GCTCTTTGGGGCAGCAGTAGTTCATCTTTGTCTGTGGGGGAGTCTTCAGTCGGGGAGTGGCTGCAGAGACTGGGCCTGGAGAGGTATGAGCAGGGCCTTCTACACAACGGCTGGGACGATCTGGAGTTCCTCAG cGACATTACTGAGGAGGACCTGGAGGAGGCCGGGGTGCTCGATCCCGCCCACAAGTGTATCCTGCTGGAGAGCCTCAGGCAGCAGCAACAGAAATAA